The genomic window AATTTTCCGTTAACTCAATATTTTCTATTTACCTCAAAACCTAGACACTTACTACGGCTTTATTTCAAATTAAGACTGAATGTAAACTTGCTTCCTAAGCCATATTGACTTTCTGCTGTGATTTCGCCACCAAGCTGATGGGCTAGTTCGCGTGCGATCGCAAGACCTAAGCCATGTCCACCTGTCTTCATATTACGCGAAGTTTCTACACGATAAAGTCGTTTAAAGATCTTTTCCAAATCTTCAGGAAGGATCCCCTGACCCTCGTCTTTCACACTGATTGTCAGCTCTTGTTCTGTTAATTGGGCAAGAACCTCGATTCTGGTTCCTGGTTCTGAATATTTAAAGGCATTGTTTAACAAATTGACCAGAATGCGAGAAAGTTTGTCAGAATGGCTCTTGATTTTCGCTGACTCAGGTGACACTTGAATGTAAACATCCCGCTCCTCTTGTTCAATCTGGAGTTGAAATTCACTCATTGACTCAATTAGCAATTGATCTAAAAAGACCTCTTCGACTTCTTCATCAGCAGTATCTTGAGGTTGTGTGTTAAGAGTCAAAACATCCAATTCCTCCACTAGCTTATTTAGACGCTCAGTTTGCCGACCAATCGTGGCTAAGTAGTGGAGCCGCTCCTCTTCCTTAATCACTCCATCTAGAATTCCCTCTACAGTAACCTGAATGGAGGTAATGGGAGTTTTAATATCGTGAGAGAGCTGCGCAATCATCATTCTCTTTTCTTGCTCGCTCTCATCAAGTGATTGAAAGGTAGCTTGCAAATTGTGAGACATGTCATTAAAAGCCTGGCCCAGCTCTTGAAATTCTAATGGGCCCTTGGTTTCGATTTCTGTGCTGAAATCCTTGCTTGCTATATCCTGAGCTTGTTTTTTCAAATGTTTCAGAGAAGAGAACACAGGCGACAAGAGAAAGATGCTCACTGCAGCGCCAATGAAACTAGCAATCAAGGTCATTCCAACTAGAAAGTAAACTTCACTTTTCTCGATCAACATTCGTTGGACTGCCCAGAAAACGACCAAAATCGTTAGTAGAGTCGACACTAGATACCCCACTAAAATATAGTTTTTTAATTTCATTTTCTACCTCTTGGTCTTTCCATCTTATAGCCCAAACCCCAGACAGTTTTGATAGCAGGAGCATTGGAATTCGTATACTTGGTCAACTCTTGCCTCAAAGCATGGATATGAACATTGAGTGTATTGGTATCATCCACATAGTCCTCTTGCCATACCTTCTCGTAAAGTTCCGTCTTTGAAAAGACTCTCTCGGGATTGCTGGCTAATATCCATAGAAGTTCAAAGGATTTTACTGTCAATTCCAAAGGTTGCTCCCCAATGCGAACTTCATGAGTCACATGGTTGATTACCAAGTCACCAAACTCGATCTGTTCTGTCTCTCCTCCACGGCTAAGGCGACGCAAGATATTATTCACTCTTAAAACCAATTCGCGTGGGCTAAAGGGTTTGACTATAAAATCATCTGCCCCCAAACTTAATCCATAAATCTTATCCTGTTCGCTTGTCTTAGCAGTTGTAAAGAGGAAGGGTTGATCCGGAGCGATATACTGAACTTCACTGATAAAATCATAACCATCCATATTGGGCATCATAATATCTGTGATAATGAGGTCGATAGATTTTTTTCTGAAAAGTTCTAATCCCTCCTTACCATCATGGGCGACCAAAACATCGTAACCTGCCTGTATAAGATAGCGGTTTTGAATATCTAAAATATCTATCTCATCATCAACCAGCAAAATTGTCTTTTTCATCTGACACTCCTTCGATAAAAACAGTGTTATACTTGCTTTAGTATAACACTATTTTCTCTAATGTTTCAATGATTTGAATCTTAATCTTCTCGTTTGGTTGTCAAACCCAAGAGTCCAACAAGACCTGCCAAGGCTAGACCAAAGATACCAAGGCCAGCTGTAGCCGTTTTAGCTTCCCCAGTATTTGGTAACATAGCTTTATCATCTTTTTTCATCATATTAGCCATCGGGCTAGAAGCTGGTTGATTAACCTTCATATCTGACATATGGTGATTTGTACCCATCATACCCTCAGTCGTACCTGTAGAGCCTGTTTCAGAAGGCTTCGTATTCATCTGACCTTGTTGAGATGGTATTGTCGCCATTTCTTTTCCACGAAGCTGAATCGTTACTTGACGAGTAGCAATCAGATTGGTCAAATCAGGTTTGCCATCTTTAGAACCATAGACTTTAACAGTAGCTAGGTATGTATGTGTTCCGTTAGCTCGAAGTTGATCCAGCAAGGCCTGACCATCTTTGCCAACCGTATTGCCATTCAAATCCACTTCGTAGAAATATTGACCTTTAGCCAAGCCTTCAAGTGGCAATAGAGCAGGATTTTTAGCTGTTCCGTTGTCTGACCATGGGGCTTTGTCTGAAGCTTTTAACAAGAGGCGAGTCAACATACCATCTCCACCAAAAGCTTCGTATGGAATAACTTGGTTAACACCTGCCAAGAATGGACCTGGAACATTTGCTTTTTCAAGGTAGCTAGCCGGAACATCAATGCTATTTTTGATGTTATTAGCAACAGAGTCTTTAACCTGATTTGGTGTGGTTGAAGTGTTCAAATTAACAGTCAAATCTTTAGTCGCTACCAGATTAGTTAAGTCAGGCTTGCCATCTTTTGCACCGTACACCTTAATAGTAGCTTTATAGCTTTGTGTACCATTTTGTTTCAAGAGGTCAAGCAACTCTTTATCAGATTTTCCTTGGGTGCCGGCCAAGTCCACTTCGTAGAAGTAAAGGCCTTTGCCCAATTTCTCTACTGGTGGGAGAGCGGGATTTTTAGCTGTTCCGTTGTCGGACCATGGAGCCTTATCAGATGCTTTCAAGATAAGGCGAGTCAACATGCCATCACCAGCGAAGAATTCGTATGGAATGACTTGGTTGACACCAGCTGTAAATGGACCTGGGAAATTAGCTCTATCCAAGTAAGAAGCTGGGACATCTACTGTATCTTTGGTGTTTTCGGCCACACCTTTTTGCACTTCAGCTGGAGTGGTCAAACCATTCAAATTAACAGTCAAATCTTTAGTCGCTACCAGATTGTTCAAGTCTGCCTTGCCATCTTTTGCACCGTACACCTTGATGGTGGCCTTATAACTTTGAGTGCCGTTTTGTTTTAAGAGGTCAAGAAGCTCTTTATCAGATTTGCCTTGGGTGCCGGCCAAGTCCACTTCGTAGAAGTAAAGGCCTTTGCCCAATTTCTCTACTGGTGGGAGAGCGGGATTTTTAGCTGTTCCATTGTCTGACCACGGAGCCTTATCAGATGCTTTCAAGATCAGGCGAGT from Streptococcus oralis includes these protein-coding regions:
- a CDS encoding sensor histidine kinase, whose translation is MKLKNYILVGYLVSTLLTILVVFWAVQRMLIEKSEVYFLVGMTLIASFIGAAVSIFLLSPVFSSLKHLKKQAQDIASKDFSTEIETKGPLEFQELGQAFNDMSHNLQATFQSLDESEQEKRMMIAQLSHDIKTPITSIQVTVEGILDGVIKEEERLHYLATIGRQTERLNKLVEELDVLTLNTQPQDTADEEVEEVFLDQLLIESMSEFQLQIEQEERDVYIQVSPESAKIKSHSDKLSRILVNLLNNAFKYSEPGTRIEVLAQLTEQELTISVKDEGQGILPEDLEKIFKRLYRVETSRNMKTGGHGLGLAIARELAHQLGGEITAESQYGLGSKFTFSLNLK
- a CDS encoding response regulator transcription factor; this encodes MKKTILLVDDEIDILDIQNRYLIQAGYDVLVAHDGKEGLELFRKKSIDLIITDIMMPNMDGYDFISEVQYIAPDQPFLFTTAKTSEQDKIYGLSLGADDFIVKPFSPRELVLRVNNILRRLSRGGETEQIEFGDLVINHVTHEVRIGEQPLELTVKSFELLWILASNPERVFSKTELYEKVWQEDYVDDTNTLNVHIHALRQELTKYTNSNAPAIKTVWGLGYKMERPRGRK
- a CDS encoding SSURE domain-containing protein, which produces MKFNPNQRYTRWSIRRLSVGVASVVVASGFFVLVGQPSSARADIVNPTPAQVVPDATSVSEKSDLPAEILKKAVDVALPSEQFIPTPKASLDPTSSSEKVDATAKEPAVAPKEEVQAQPDSKKQTEDAVKPVESPASTVSGQDREASEAQPATTPAEVQKGVADNTKDTVDVPASYLDRANFPGPFTAGVNQVIPYEFFAGDGMLTRLILKASDKAPWSDNGTAKNPALPPVEKLGKGLYFYEVDLAGTQGKSDKELLDLLKQNGTQSYKATIKVYGAKDGKADLNNLVATKDLTVNLNGLTTPAEVQKGVAENTKDTVDVPASYLDRANFPGPFTAGVNQVIPYEFFAGDGMLTRLILKASDKAPWSDNGTAKNPALPPVEKLGKGLYFYEVDLAGTQGKSDKELLDLLKQNGTQSYKATIKVYGAKDGKPDLTNLVATKDLTVNLNTSTTPNQVKDSVANNIKNSIDVPASYLEKANVPGPFLAGVNQVIPYEAFGGDGMLTRLLLKASDKAPWSDNGTAKNPALLPLEGLAKGQYFYEVDLNGNTVGKDGQALLDQLRANGTHTYLATVKVYGSKDGKPDLTNLIATRQVTIQLRGKEMATIPSQQGQMNTKPSETGSTGTTEGMMGTNHHMSDMKVNQPASSPMANMMKKDDKAMLPNTGEAKTATAGLGIFGLALAGLVGLLGLTTKRED